A single window of Neospora caninum Liverpool complete genome, chromosome XII DNA harbors:
- a CDS encoding Cytochrome c, related, translating into MSRAEPDVQVPSGDIKAGAKVFKAKCSQCHTINAGGAAKAGPNLHGFIGRESGKADFPYSDANKTSGIVWSEKHLWEYLLNPKTYIPGTKMVFAGIKKEKERADLIAYLVDASSK; encoded by the exons ATGTCGCGGGCCGAACCTGACGTCCAAGTCCCGTCTGGCGACATCAAAGCCGGCGCGAAAGTTTTCAAGGCCAAATGCTCCCAGTGCCACACAATCAATGCTG GAGGAGCAGCGAAGGCCGGACCGAACTTGCACGGCTTCATTGGCCGTGAAAGTGGAAAGGCAGATTTCCCGTACTCGGATGCGAACAAGACCAGCGGCATTGTCTGGTCCGAGAAGCACTTGTGGGAGTACTTGTTGAATCCGAAGACGTACATTCCGGGCACGAAGATGGTGTTTGCTGGTATtaagaaggagaaggagcgcGCAGATCTGATTGCTTACCTTGTTGATGCCTCCAGTAAATGA
- a CDS encoding putative Ras family domain-containing protein has product MSFSQAYGSGAYPPHGQGGASGLGQSSFAGPAASEPARPPSYKTVLLGDASVGKSSLVVRFVKNTFSDTMETTIGAAFFTQALQVDGRTVKFEIWDTAGQERFSSLAPMYYRGAAAAIVVYDQSNMASFDRAQVWVQQLQLSGNSNIVIALAANKMDLPHKQVDLNLGRQYAEENGLLFIETSAKTGQNVQQLFSMIARRLPEKPVSAQGLGGGVHTVKLTTDDPTLQTQGGGLASRFACCGGS; this is encoded by the coding sequence ATGTCGTTCTCACAAGCTTACGGCTCAGGAGCGTATCCTCCGCATGGACAGGGAGGTGCGTCGGGTCTGGGGCAGTCCTCGTTCGCGGGCCCCGCTGCGTCGGAGCCTGCGCGACCGCCTTCGTACAAAACAGTGCTCCTCGGGGACGCCTCGGTGGGGAAATCGAGCCTCGTCGTGCGGTTCGTGAAGAACACCTTTTCGGACACGATGGAGACAACGATTGGGGCTGCATTCTTCACACAGGCGCTGCAGGTCGACGGGCGAACAGTCAAGTTCGAAATCTGGGACACGGCTGGTCAAGAGCggttctcctccctcgcacCCATGTACTacagaggcgccgcagccgccatCGTGGTGTACGACCAGTCCAACATGGCAAGTTTCGACCGCGCGCAAGTCTGGGTCCAGCAGCTGCAACTCAGCGGGAACTCAAACATCGTCATTGCGCTGGCGGCGAACAAGATGGACTTGCCGCACAAACAGGTAGACCTCAACCTCGGCCGTCAGTacgcagaagagaacgggCTGCTGTTCATCGAGACCTCCGCGAAAACCGGACAAAACGTCCAGCAACTCTTCTCCATGATCGCCAGACGCCTCCCGGAGAAGCCCGTGAGTGCCCAAGGCCTCGGcggaggtgtacatacagtcAAACTCACGACCGACGACCCGACGCTGCAAACCCAGGGAGGCGGACTCGCCAGCAGATTCGCCTGCTGTGGCGGCAgctga